The following coding sequences lie in one Arachis stenosperma cultivar V10309 chromosome 5, arast.V10309.gnm1.PFL2, whole genome shotgun sequence genomic window:
- the LOC130981609 gene encoding alkaline/neutral invertase E, chloroplastic-like encodes MAASEAVLQVVCGSSSYDFHNVRSNKSKGFNTRKRSSVHVQAQISSRPFRASKGKRVFHGTNKLESLVCNCKRVESVNGDTNNNHEGAPSKLDKIQNSGSLDEFVTDSTRRGEAMGLDVAVKHNNGGFTSKDKLHIDGLSRDSLNKVSENSIEDEAWDLLRSSIVYYCNNPIGTIAANDPSSTVILNYDQVFIRDFVPSGIAFLLKGEYDIVRNFILHTLQLQSWEKTIDCHSPGQGLMPASFKVRTILLDGDDAATEDVLDPDFGEAAIGRVAPVDSGLWWIILLRAYGKCTGDLSVQERVDVQTGIKMILKLCLADGFDMFPTLLVTDGSCMIDRRMGIHGHPLEIQALFYSALLCAREMLTPEDGSADLIRALNNRLVALSFHIREYYWIDMRKVNEIYRYKTEEYSYDAVNKFNIYPEQIPPWLVEFMPSKGGYLIGNLQPAHMDFRFFSLGNLWSIVSSLATAEQSHAILDLIEAKWAELVAEMPFKICYPALDGQEWRIITGSDPKNTPWSYHNGGSWPTLLWQLTVACIKMNRADIASKAVQVAERRISKDKWPEYYDTKRARFIGKQARLFQTWSIAGYLVAKQLLANPDAAKFLTNEEDSELINALSCMISANPRRRKRGRKKQSFIV; translated from the exons ATGGCTGCTTCAGAAGCTGTTCTGCAAGTTGTGTGTGGTTCAAGTTCTTATGATTTTCATAATGTGAGGTCCAATAAATCCAAGGGATTTAACACAAGGAAAAGAAGTTCAGTGCATGTCCAAGCACAAATTAGTTCAAGACCATTCCGTGCTTCTAAGGGGAAGCGTGTGTTTCATGGTACTAATAAATTGGAATCTCTTGTTTGTAACTGTAAAAGGGTTGAAAGTGTCAATGGAGATACAAATAACAACCACGAAGGTGCCCCATCTAAGTTGGATAAAATACAGAATTCAGGTTCTCTTGATGAGTTTGTGACTGATAGTACACGACGTGGAGAAGCGATGGGATTAGATGTTGCGGTAAAACATAATAATGGAGGTTTTACATCTAAGGACAAGTTGCATATCGATGGACTTAGTAGAGATTCATTGAACAAGGTCAGCGAGAATTCGATAGAGGATGAAGCATGGGATTTACTGAGGAGCTCTATTGTTTATTACTGTAATAATCCCATTGGAACAATTGCTGCTAATGATCCTAGCAGTACTGTTATATTGAACTATGATCAGGTCTTTATCCGTGACTTTGTTCCTTCTGGGATAGCTTTCCTCTTGAAAGGAGAGTATGATATAGTGCGGAATTTTATTCTTCATACCCTTCAGTTACAG AGTTGGGAGAAAACCATCGATTGTCATAGTCCTGGGCAAGGTTTGATGCCTGCTAGTTTCAAGGTGCGGACGATTCTCCTAGATGGAGATGATGCTGCAACTGAAGATGTCTTGGATCCTGATTTTGGTGAAGCTGCAATTGGACGTGTTGCACCAGTTGATTCTG GATTATGGTGGATTATATTGTTGCGAGCATATGGAAAATGCACTGGAGACCTATCCGTGCAAGAGAGAGTTGATGTGCAAACTGGAATTAAGATGATTTTAAAGCTGTGCCTGGCTGATGGTTTTGATATGTTTCCTACTTTGCTGGTTACCGATGGTTCATGTATGATTGATCGTCGGATGGGAATACATGGTCACCCTTTGGAGATACAA GCATTGTTTTATTCAGCACTACTTTGTGCACGTGAGATGCTTACTCCAGAAGATGGATCAGCTGATCTTATTCGAGCCCTTAACAATCGTCTAGTTGCATTATCATTTCATATAAGGGAGTATTACTGGATTGATATGAGAAAAGTCAATGAAATCTACAGATACAAGACAGAGGAATACTCCTATGATGCTGTTAACAAATTCAATATATATCCAGAGCAAATTCCTCCATGGTTGGTTGAATTTATGCCAAGCAAAGGAGGCTATTTGATTGGTAACCTGCAACCGGCTCACATGGACTTCCGTTTCTTCTCCCTTGGAAACTTGTGGTCCATTGTCAGTAGTCTGGCCACTGCAGAACAATCACATGCAATTTTAGACCTTATTGAAGCAAAATGGGCAGAGTTAGTAGCTGAGATGCCATTCAAGATATGTTACCCTGCTCTCGACGGGCAGGAATGGCGGATTATTACCGGAAGCGATCCCAAGAACAC TCCTTGGTCCTACCACAATGGAGGGTCATGGCCAACTTTGCTCTGGCAG CTTACTGTTGCATGCATTAAGATGAATAGAGCAGATATTGCTTCAAAGGCCGTCCAAGTTGCTGAGAGGCGAATATCGAAAGACAAGTGGCCTGAGTATTATGACACCAAACGAGCTAGATTTATTGGGAAGCAAGCACGGCTTTTTCAGACTTGGTCTATTGCTGGATACCTTGTGGCGAAACAACTACTTGCCAACCCGGATGCCGCGAAGTTCCTCACTAATGAAGAGGATTCAGAGCTGATAAATGCCCTTTCTTGTATGATCAGCGCAAACCCAAGAAGAAGGAAACGTGGTAGGAAGAAGCAGAGCTTCATAGTTTGA
- the LOC130981610 gene encoding uncharacterized protein LOC130981610 yields MSEPPFRPREKLVEKQKYFQNIHKHTYLKGPYDKITSVAIPIALAATSLYMIGRGIYNMSHGIGKKE; encoded by the exons ATGTCAGAACCACCTTTCAGACCACGAGAGAAGCTTGTTGAGAAGCAAAAGTATTTCCAGAATATCCATAAACATACGTACTTGAAGGGACCATATGATAAGATTACATCTGTTGCAATACCAATTGCTTTGGCAGCAACTTCATTGTACATGATC GGACGAGGGATCTATAACATGTCACATGGGATAGGAAAGAAAGAATGA